The Mycobacterium sp. 3519A genome contains a region encoding:
- a CDS encoding sorbosone dehydrogenase family protein has translation MRQRRPVRGVIVLLCAALLVGSGCARFDQAQSQPFTTEPELKPGPSSSPPPPPPLPPKPFPKACPAPGVMQGCLESTSGLIMLPDSQSALVAERTTGAVKEVSTRAEPKVKLTIPVDPSGDGGLMDIVLSPTYSQDRLMYAYVSTPTDNRVIRIADGDIPKPILTGIPKGPTGNTGALIFTSPTTLVVQTGDAGNPAQAADPASLAGKVLRLEQPTTVNPAPPTTALSGMGAGGGMCIDPSDDALYITDRTPTADRLQRITKDSKVSTVWTWPDRPGVAGCAALDGTVLVNLVNTKQTVAVRLAPDTGAVTGEPEVVRQDQHGHAWALQLAPDGNVWGATVNKTSGDAEKLDDVVFPLFPQGGGFPRSNADNT, from the coding sequence ATGAGACAGCGCCGACCCGTGCGGGGTGTGATTGTGCTGCTGTGTGCGGCGTTGCTCGTCGGGTCCGGCTGCGCGCGTTTCGACCAGGCCCAGTCGCAGCCCTTCACGACCGAACCCGAACTGAAGCCCGGTCCGTCGTCGTCACCGCCTCCCCCGCCGCCGCTGCCGCCCAAGCCGTTCCCGAAGGCCTGCCCGGCGCCCGGCGTCATGCAGGGGTGTCTGGAGAGCACGAGCGGGTTGATCATGCTTCCCGACAGCCAGTCGGCACTGGTCGCGGAGCGGACCACCGGCGCCGTGAAAGAGGTGTCCACCAGGGCCGAACCCAAGGTCAAGTTGACCATCCCGGTCGATCCGTCAGGGGACGGGGGGTTGATGGACATCGTGCTGTCGCCGACCTACTCGCAGGATCGGCTGATGTATGCCTACGTCAGCACGCCGACCGACAACCGCGTGATCCGCATCGCCGACGGCGACATCCCCAAGCCGATCCTGACCGGCATCCCGAAAGGTCCGACCGGCAACACCGGTGCGCTGATCTTCACCAGCCCGACGACGCTGGTCGTGCAGACCGGCGACGCGGGCAATCCCGCCCAGGCCGCCGATCCCGCTTCGCTGGCGGGCAAGGTGCTGCGCCTGGAACAGCCGACCACGGTCAACCCGGCGCCGCCGACGACCGCGCTGTCAGGGATGGGTGCCGGCGGCGGCATGTGCATCGACCCGTCGGACGACGCGCTGTACATCACCGACCGCACCCCGACCGCCGACCGTCTGCAGCGGATCACCAAGGACTCCAAGGTGTCCACGGTGTGGACGTGGCCCGACCGGCCGGGGGTGGCGGGCTGCGCCGCGCTGGACGGCACAGTGCTGGTCAACCTCGTCAACACCAAACAGACCGTGGCGGTGCGGTTGGCGCCGGACACCGGCGCGGTCACCGGTGAACCCGAGGTGGTCCGCCAAGACCAGCACGGACACGCGTGGGCGTTGCAGTTGGCGCCCGACGGCAACGTCTGGGGCGCAACAGTGAACAAGACCTCCGGCGACGCGGAGAAGCTCGACGACGTCGTCTTCCCGCTGTTCCCGCAGGGCGGCGGATTCCCGCGCAGCAACGCCGACAACACTTAG
- a CDS encoding MarR family winged helix-turn-helix transcriptional regulator: MADRDAGIAALHQRIPFLLSQLGVYLAEDFVRRLEPFGVAPRAYAVLKALSEDDGRSQRELSTQLGIHRNVMVTIVDNLERDGLVKRMPHPADRRAFAVTLTDKARDLLPELDAQGSAQEDEITAALSDAERKAVLQYLQRMSTAAGLTPGVHPKLS; this comes from the coding sequence ATGGCCGACCGCGACGCCGGAATCGCCGCGCTTCACCAGCGCATCCCGTTCCTGCTCTCGCAGCTCGGCGTGTACCTCGCCGAGGATTTCGTCCGTCGACTGGAACCGTTCGGGGTGGCGCCGCGTGCATATGCGGTGCTCAAGGCGCTCAGCGAAGACGACGGCCGGTCCCAGCGCGAGTTGTCGACGCAGCTCGGCATCCACCGCAACGTGATGGTCACGATCGTCGACAACCTGGAACGTGACGGCCTGGTCAAGCGCATGCCGCACCCCGCCGACCGGCGCGCGTTCGCCGTGACCTTGACCGACAAGGCCCGTGACCTGCTGCCTGAACTGGATGCACAGGGCAGCGCCCAGGAGGACGAGATCACCGCAGCGCTCAGCGACGCCGAGCGCAAAGCGGTGCTGCAGTACCTGCAACGGATGTCGACGGCGGCCGGGCTCACCCCTGGCGTGCACCCGAAACTGAGCTAG
- a CDS encoding adenylate/guanylate cyclase domain-containing protein, whose amino-acid sequence MTGSACRRCGSEPRAGARFCDACGSPIAAPVDNHAEHKQVTVLFVDVQRSMDLAAALGPERLREVMGDIFNRCGAVIQRYGGAVEQFTGDGVMALFGAPIALEDHAIRACVAALEIQKEAGRLAEEVMRRDRMPVALRVGLNSGDVVFGQIGSDSDSYTAFGSPVGMAQRMESIAPAGGVMISESTARLVEHIAVLDEPTLVNIKNVAKPVPTRRLRGMLASRAVAGRRESTLVGRDDEIRSVTRIVGETIRGNGSVVNLVGPAGIGKSRFCRELVKIAQASGMETFSTFCESHTSEAPFGVVTKLLREIMQIGDDERESGRRLLRNRFRDADRDDLLLLEDLVGVREAAVAVPNVSAEARRRRLAALIGASVMSPDTPTVYVIEDVHWIDPASEALLADLLASSPARRAMVVITYRPEYGGMLSRLPSAVAIELAALDNSAAWEMTTELIGSHPSVAELAANIIEHSAGNPFYVQEIVREFAERKVIVGDRGAYRRQLDIADISVPPTLQATIGARIDRLTPSAKRTLNAAAIIGSRFAVDLLDAVLGDTDESGPAELAELVHSELIDQVVFTPPAEYVFRHPLVRTVAYESQLKSARAQLHRRLAAALAHRHEAAADAIAAVIAGHLEAGGDIREAFNWHMRAGNWFTNRDIGAARGSWQRAKALAEELAAEDTDRRWMRTVPRALLCGSTWRAGGGLADTGFEELRALCTRAEDQVPLAMGMAGYLSQLAVVGRIREASSAAAEYVDLIDAIDQPGLTVGMLYPAIHAKYEAAEMADVERLARRVIDLAQGDPTRGNFLTGSPLAYATGMVASARCALGRSGWREGFDQAIEISRVDPTTYVTMVMFKYVLGIPCGALLADAVAQRDSAEALHIAERCSEDFALHSAQLTRGIVLLAASDGDRALGLDLLEEARSAAVSEGFMMAKVPTIDVQLAAQKARANDLAGAIEISRRVIASQQETGGALDLPTATSVLVESLLARDGPADLDEACTAVERLAAAKGPGFTLYELQVLRMRAMLASAQGDEQRYRIHAERYLAAAQDAQFRGHEACARRMLS is encoded by the coding sequence ATGACAGGGTCGGCGTGCCGCAGGTGCGGTAGTGAGCCACGCGCGGGCGCCCGGTTCTGCGATGCCTGCGGATCTCCGATCGCGGCGCCGGTCGACAACCACGCCGAGCACAAGCAGGTGACAGTGCTTTTCGTGGACGTGCAGCGGTCCATGGATCTGGCGGCAGCCCTGGGCCCCGAACGGCTCCGTGAGGTGATGGGCGACATCTTCAACAGGTGTGGCGCCGTCATCCAGCGGTACGGGGGCGCTGTCGAGCAATTCACCGGCGACGGGGTCATGGCATTGTTCGGTGCCCCGATTGCATTGGAAGATCACGCGATTCGTGCCTGCGTGGCCGCACTGGAGATACAGAAGGAAGCCGGTCGCCTCGCCGAGGAGGTCATGCGTCGCGACCGCATGCCGGTGGCACTGCGGGTCGGATTGAACTCCGGCGACGTGGTGTTCGGCCAAATCGGTTCGGACTCCGACAGTTACACCGCCTTCGGCAGTCCGGTCGGGATGGCGCAACGAATGGAATCGATTGCACCCGCCGGTGGCGTGATGATCAGCGAATCCACCGCTCGGCTGGTCGAACACATCGCCGTGCTCGACGAGCCCACATTGGTCAACATCAAGAACGTGGCCAAGCCGGTTCCCACCCGGCGACTGCGGGGGATGCTCGCCAGCAGGGCGGTGGCGGGCCGACGTGAGTCCACCCTCGTCGGACGCGACGACGAGATCCGATCGGTCACCAGGATCGTCGGCGAAACCATCCGAGGCAACGGATCCGTCGTCAACCTCGTCGGTCCGGCCGGGATCGGTAAGAGCCGCTTCTGTCGCGAGCTGGTGAAGATCGCGCAGGCCTCGGGGATGGAAACGTTTTCGACCTTCTGTGAATCGCATACCAGCGAAGCGCCGTTCGGCGTGGTGACGAAGCTGCTTCGCGAGATCATGCAGATCGGTGACGACGAGCGGGAATCAGGTCGAAGGTTGCTGCGCAACCGTTTTCGGGACGCCGATCGCGATGACCTGCTCCTACTGGAGGACCTCGTCGGTGTGCGCGAAGCCGCTGTCGCAGTGCCGAACGTTTCGGCGGAGGCGCGCAGGCGACGGCTGGCAGCGCTCATCGGTGCATCGGTGATGTCGCCCGATACGCCAACGGTTTATGTGATCGAAGACGTGCATTGGATCGATCCCGCCAGTGAGGCGCTCCTGGCCGACCTGCTGGCGAGCAGCCCTGCGCGCCGGGCGATGGTAGTGATCACCTACCGGCCCGAGTATGGCGGTATGCTTTCGCGGCTGCCGTCAGCGGTGGCGATCGAACTTGCCGCGCTTGACAACTCAGCTGCGTGGGAGATGACGACCGAGCTCATCGGCTCGCATCCTTCAGTAGCCGAGCTGGCGGCCAACATCATCGAGCACTCGGCCGGAAATCCCTTCTATGTGCAGGAAATCGTCAGGGAATTCGCCGAACGGAAAGTGATCGTCGGGGACCGCGGTGCATACCGCCGCCAACTCGACATCGCCGACATCAGCGTGCCTCCGACGCTGCAAGCCACGATCGGTGCCCGCATCGACCGGCTCACCCCTTCGGCGAAGCGCACGCTCAACGCGGCGGCCATCATCGGATCCCGCTTCGCCGTCGACCTGCTCGACGCCGTGCTCGGTGACACCGACGAATCCGGCCCGGCCGAACTGGCCGAGTTGGTCCACTCCGAGCTGATCGATCAGGTGGTGTTCACACCGCCTGCGGAGTATGTGTTCCGCCATCCGCTGGTCAGGACCGTCGCATATGAATCACAGCTGAAAAGCGCACGCGCACAACTGCACCGTCGCCTTGCCGCGGCGCTCGCGCATCGCCACGAGGCGGCCGCAGACGCCATCGCCGCGGTGATCGCCGGGCATCTGGAAGCGGGAGGTGACATCCGCGAAGCCTTCAATTGGCATATGCGCGCGGGGAATTGGTTCACCAACCGCGACATCGGCGCGGCCCGCGGCAGTTGGCAACGTGCGAAGGCGCTGGCCGAGGAATTGGCGGCGGAGGACACTGATCGCCGCTGGATGCGGACCGTCCCCCGCGCCCTGCTCTGCGGAAGCACCTGGCGCGCGGGTGGTGGGCTCGCCGATACGGGCTTCGAGGAGTTGCGGGCGTTGTGCACCCGAGCCGAGGACCAGGTTCCGCTCGCGATGGGGATGGCCGGATATCTGTCCCAGCTCGCGGTCGTCGGTCGCATTCGCGAGGCATCAAGTGCCGCAGCGGAATACGTCGACCTCATCGATGCGATCGACCAGCCCGGCCTCACCGTCGGCATGCTCTATCCGGCGATTCACGCCAAGTACGAAGCGGCGGAGATGGCTGACGTCGAGCGACTGGCGCGGCGCGTCATCGATCTGGCGCAGGGTGATCCCACCAGGGGCAACTTCCTGACCGGGTCTCCGTTGGCATATGCCACCGGCATGGTCGCCTCGGCCAGATGCGCTCTAGGGCGATCAGGGTGGCGGGAAGGCTTCGACCAGGCGATCGAGATCTCGCGAGTCGACCCCACCACATACGTCACGATGGTGATGTTCAAGTACGTCCTCGGCATCCCCTGCGGTGCGTTGCTCGCCGATGCGGTGGCACAACGGGATTCAGCGGAAGCACTGCACATCGCGGAACGGTGCAGTGAAGACTTCGCGCTGCACAGTGCCCAGTTGACGCGCGGCATTGTCCTGCTGGCGGCATCCGACGGCGATCGTGCGCTCGGCCTCGACCTGCTCGAGGAAGCCCGGTCCGCCGCGGTGAGCGAAGGTTTCATGATGGCGAAGGTTCCGACCATCGATGTGCAATTGGCCGCGCAGAAGGCTCGCGCCAACGATTTGGCTGGTGCCATCGAGATCTCCCGGCGGGTCATCGCCAGCCAGCAGGAAACTGGGGGAGCGCTCGATCTCCCAACGGCGACAAGCGTTCTGGTCGAGTCGCTGCTTGCCAGGGACGGGCCTGCAGACCTGGACGAGGCGTGCACGGCAGTCGAGCGGCTGGCGGCGGCGAAGGGGCCCGGCTTCACGCTGTACGAATTGCAAGTACTGCGTATGCGGGCGATGCTCGCATCGGCGCAGGGCGACGAGCAGCGGTACCGCATCCATGCCGAGCGCTACCTCGCCGCAGCGCAGGACGCACAGTTCCGCGGCCACGAAGCGTGCGCTCGTCGGATGCTCAGCTAG
- a CDS encoding IS481 family transposase, with product MVHANAVLTPRGRLLLARRVVEEGWPIVRAAEHFHVSWPTAKRWAARYAAMGPQGMTDRSSRPHRSPTRTPSTLVRKIVHLRWRHRLSPLAIASRLSMPASTVHAVLVRCRLNRLSHIDIRTGEIIRRYEHDHPGSLMHIDVKKLGNIPVGGGWRFVGRAQGTKNRTTTPGATRNHRWQPIMGHAYVHTVIDDHSRVAYAEIHDNETAQTAIGVLRRAAGWFRMRGVTIERVLTDNGPCYKSHAWRDSCAELQIEHKRTRPYRPQTNGKIERFNRTMAQEWAFARHYPNELARRSALPAWLHTYNHHRQHSAIGKVPPITRLTNLPGQYS from the coding sequence GTGGTCCACGCTAATGCTGTTTTGACTCCTCGTGGACGCCTACTACTGGCGCGTCGCGTCGTCGAGGAGGGCTGGCCGATTGTTCGGGCCGCCGAGCACTTCCACGTGTCCTGGCCGACCGCCAAGCGATGGGCCGCGCGGTATGCGGCCATGGGCCCACAAGGCATGACCGACCGATCCAGCCGGCCGCACCGCAGCCCCACGCGCACACCCTCGACATTGGTACGAAAGATTGTGCATCTACGGTGGCGGCATCGACTCTCACCCTTAGCGATCGCCTCCCGGTTGTCGATGCCAGCCTCCACGGTGCACGCGGTGCTAGTGCGGTGTCGACTGAATCGCCTGTCGCACATTGACATTCGAACTGGTGAGATTATTAGACGCTACGAGCACGATCATCCGGGTTCGCTGATGCACATCGACGTTAAAAAGCTTGGCAACATCCCCGTGGGCGGTGGGTGGCGCTTTGTCGGCCGCGCCCAGGGCACGAAGAATCGAACTACGACTCCCGGCGCCACCCGCAACCATCGATGGCAACCGATCATGGGGCATGCCTACGTGCACACCGTCATCGACGACCACTCGCGCGTGGCCTACGCCGAAATCCACGACAACGAAACCGCCCAGACCGCCATTGGTGTCCTGCGCCGGGCAGCAGGCTGGTTCCGTATGCGCGGAGTCACCATCGAACGCGTCCTCACCGACAACGGCCCCTGCTACAAGTCCCACGCATGGCGCGACTCGTGCGCTGAACTGCAGATCGAGCACAAACGCACCCGGCCGTACCGCCCACAGACCAACGGCAAGATCGAGCGGTTCAACCGCACCATGGCCCAAGAATGGGCCTTCGCGCGCCACTACCCCAACGAACTAGCCCGACGATCCGCACTTCCAGCCTGGCTCCATACCTACAATCACCACCGGCAACACTCGGCGATCGGCAAGGTCCCGCCCATCACACGGTTGACCAACCTCCCTGGGCAGTACAGCTAG
- a CDS encoding glycosyltransferase: protein MATILAYTSPAFGNLFPILALLKELQRRGHRIVLKTLADGVGVASGLGIESSGIDRRIEATAMTDWMAPNGRAALQAAFGGFGQRATYEVDDLGDSIAAVQPDVIVVDANCWGAAAVADTSSVPWLSFWPFTPFLRSRGMPPFGPGLSPWPGLLGRLRDTALRPVVAGALDKALLPPVNAVRELAGAKPVRNVDEWIRRPPLILVATAEPFEYPHRDWGEAVELIGHCDFDPPAAVPQWLTDIDKPIVLVTTSSDPQNDLQLPVVTMAALADQQVCVVATYPSGVPDGIVAPPNAVVREFVPHGMVLDRAVCAITHGGMGATQKALARGVPVCVVPHGRDQFEVARRVEVAGAGTRLPAKRLTARRLKAKVLTAMSMASGARRVAEGFTATGGVARGADLVEQRLLGGRG from the coding sequence GTGGCGACGATCCTGGCGTACACCTCGCCGGCGTTCGGGAACCTCTTTCCGATCCTTGCGCTGCTCAAAGAACTGCAGCGCCGTGGACATCGAATCGTGCTGAAGACCTTGGCCGATGGCGTCGGCGTGGCAAGTGGCCTCGGTATCGAGTCGTCGGGTATCGATCGGCGCATCGAAGCGACGGCGATGACCGATTGGATGGCGCCGAATGGCCGCGCAGCATTGCAGGCGGCCTTCGGCGGATTCGGGCAACGGGCCACCTATGAAGTCGACGACCTTGGCGACAGCATCGCCGCCGTGCAGCCCGACGTGATAGTTGTCGACGCAAACTGTTGGGGCGCAGCGGCTGTGGCGGATACGTCCTCAGTGCCGTGGTTGTCGTTTTGGCCCTTCACACCGTTTCTGCGCTCGCGCGGCATGCCGCCATTCGGCCCAGGACTGTCGCCTTGGCCCGGTCTGCTCGGTCGACTGCGCGACACCGCGCTGCGGCCCGTCGTCGCCGGGGCGCTGGACAAGGCCTTGCTCCCGCCGGTGAACGCCGTTCGGGAACTCGCGGGTGCCAAGCCGGTCCGCAACGTCGATGAATGGATAAGGCGGCCACCGCTGATCTTGGTGGCGACCGCTGAACCGTTCGAGTACCCGCACCGGGACTGGGGTGAGGCTGTCGAACTGATCGGGCACTGCGACTTCGACCCGCCGGCCGCTGTGCCGCAGTGGCTCACCGACATCGACAAGCCGATCGTGTTGGTCACCACATCGTCTGATCCCCAAAACGACCTCCAACTGCCGGTCGTCACGATGGCGGCGCTGGCGGACCAGCAGGTGTGCGTGGTGGCCACCTATCCGTCCGGTGTGCCCGACGGAATCGTCGCGCCCCCCAACGCCGTCGTACGGGAGTTCGTGCCGCACGGCATGGTCCTTGATCGCGCCGTCTGCGCCATCACCCACGGTGGCATGGGCGCCACCCAGAAGGCGCTGGCACGCGGTGTTCCCGTCTGCGTGGTGCCGCACGGCCGCGACCAGTTCGAGGTCGCCAGGCGCGTCGAGGTGGCAGGCGCGGGCACCCGCCTGCCCGCGAAACGACTGACCGCGCGCAGGTTGAAAGCCAAAGTGCTGACGGCGATGTCGATGGCATCCGGTGCGCGGCGGGTGGCCGAGGGATTCACGGCGACCGGCGGCGTCGCCCGCGGTGCGGACCTCGTCGAACAGCGGCTACTTGGCGGCCGCGGCTAG
- a CDS encoding NAD(P)-dependent oxidoreductase, producing MRIVVFGANGQTGRLLTRLALDKGHSVAAVTRRPDDFPFADPHLTVARADVREPSSLADVVRGADAVVSTLGVPFSTRPIDTYSVGVRNIADAMHATGVRRLVVVSSTGAYHYPNRIDTPLSLRIVEPVITRTIGKSTYDDQRRMEDIVRASGLDWTVVRPSGLFDLPEPTNYVAGEVNPIGGCTARSDLADYMIALAGDPSAAGKTVVVSTTERTPTMWQMVRREAFKSA from the coding sequence ATGCGCATCGTCGTCTTCGGGGCGAACGGACAGACCGGCAGGTTGCTGACGCGCCTTGCGCTCGACAAGGGGCATTCCGTCGCGGCGGTCACCCGGCGACCCGACGACTTTCCGTTCGCCGATCCACATCTGACGGTCGCCCGCGCCGATGTGCGCGAACCCTCGTCACTGGCCGACGTCGTGCGCGGCGCCGACGCCGTCGTCTCCACACTCGGTGTGCCGTTCAGCACCCGCCCCATCGACACCTATTCGGTGGGTGTGCGCAACATCGCCGACGCAATGCACGCCACGGGTGTGCGACGGTTGGTCGTCGTGAGTTCGACGGGCGCGTACCACTACCCGAACCGCATCGACACGCCCCTGTCGCTGCGCATCGTCGAACCGGTGATCACCCGCACCATCGGCAAGAGCACCTACGACGATCAACGCCGCATGGAGGACATCGTTCGGGCCAGCGGTCTGGATTGGACCGTGGTCCGGCCGTCGGGCCTGTTCGATCTGCCGGAGCCGACGAATTATGTTGCGGGCGAGGTGAATCCGATCGGCGGCTGCACCGCCCGCAGCGACCTGGCCGACTACATGATCGCGTTGGCAGGCGATCCGTCAGCCGCGGGCAAAACCGTGGTCGTCTCGACGACGGAGCGCACGCCGACGATGTGGCAGATGGTCCGCCGCGAAGCCTTCAAGAGCGCGTGA
- the gatB gene encoding Asp-tRNA(Asn)/Glu-tRNA(Gln) amidotransferase subunit GatB: MTIAAAELLDYDDVVARYEPVLGLEVHVELSTATKMFCGCANKFGAEPNTQVCPVCLGLPGSLPVLNQKAVESAIRIGLALNCEIVPWCRFARKNYFYPDMPKNYQISQYDEPIAINGYLDVPLDDGTTWRVEIERAHMEEDTGKLTHLGSETGRIAGATTSLIDYNRSGVPLIEIVTKPIEGTGDRAPEIARAYVTALRDLLRGLGVSDVRMDQGSMRCDSNVSLKPIGQQEFGTRTETKNVNSLKSVEVAVRYEMRRQAAVLESGGRVVQETRHFHEDGYTSPGRSKETAQDYRYFPEPDLEPVAPDADWVQQLRQTIPELPWLQRKRIQEDWGISDEVMRDLVNIGAIDLITATVEHGASSEQARAWWGNFLVQKANESGVELDALPITPAQVAAVVKLVDDGKLSNKLARQVVEGVLAGEGEPEQVMKDRGLEVVRDDSALQAAVDEALAANPDVVEKIRGGKVQAAGAIVGAVMKATKGQADAARVRELVLAACS; encoded by the coding sequence ATGACGATCGCCGCTGCTGAACTGCTCGATTACGACGACGTCGTCGCGCGCTACGAACCGGTACTCGGCCTCGAGGTGCACGTCGAACTGTCCACCGCGACCAAGATGTTCTGCGGCTGCGCCAACAAGTTCGGCGCCGAGCCCAACACCCAGGTATGCCCGGTCTGCCTCGGCCTGCCCGGCTCGCTGCCGGTGCTCAACCAGAAGGCGGTGGAGTCGGCCATCCGCATCGGGCTGGCGCTCAATTGCGAGATCGTGCCGTGGTGCCGGTTCGCCAGGAAGAACTACTTCTACCCGGACATGCCGAAGAACTACCAGATCTCGCAATACGACGAACCGATCGCGATCAACGGCTATCTCGACGTCCCGCTCGACGACGGCACCACCTGGCGCGTCGAGATCGAGCGGGCGCACATGGAGGAGGACACCGGCAAGCTCACCCACCTCGGCAGTGAGACCGGCCGCATCGCGGGCGCCACGACGTCGCTGATCGACTACAACCGGTCCGGCGTGCCGCTGATCGAGATCGTCACCAAGCCGATCGAAGGCACCGGCGACCGCGCGCCAGAGATCGCCCGCGCCTACGTGACAGCGCTGCGTGACCTGCTGCGCGGTTTGGGCGTCTCCGATGTCCGCATGGATCAGGGCTCGATGCGCTGTGACTCCAACGTGTCGCTCAAGCCGATCGGCCAGCAGGAGTTCGGCACCCGCACCGAGACCAAGAACGTGAACTCGCTGAAGAGTGTCGAGGTGGCGGTGCGCTACGAGATGCGCCGCCAGGCAGCGGTTCTCGAGTCGGGGGGCCGGGTGGTGCAGGAGACCCGGCACTTCCACGAAGACGGCTACACCTCGCCGGGCCGCAGCAAGGAGACCGCGCAGGATTACCGCTACTTCCCCGAACCGGATCTCGAACCGGTGGCGCCCGACGCGGACTGGGTGCAGCAGTTGCGCCAGACCATTCCCGAGCTGCCGTGGTTGCAGCGCAAGCGAATCCAAGAGGATTGGGGCATCTCCGACGAGGTGATGCGCGACCTGGTCAACATCGGCGCCATCGACTTGATCACCGCCACCGTCGAACACGGCGCCTCGAGTGAGCAGGCTCGCGCGTGGTGGGGAAATTTCTTGGTGCAGAAAGCAAATGAATCAGGCGTCGAACTCGACGCGCTGCCGATCACCCCGGCGCAGGTGGCCGCGGTGGTCAAGCTGGTCGACGACGGCAAGCTGTCCAACAAGCTGGCCCGTCAGGTGGTCGAAGGCGTGCTGGCAGGCGAAGGCGAACCCGAACAGGTGATGAAGGACCGCGGCCTGGAAGTCGTGCGCGACGACTCCGCACTGCAAGCCGCCGTCGACGAAGCGCTGGCCGCAAATCCCGACGTCGTCGAGAAGATCCGCGGTGGCAAGGTGCAGGCCGCGGGCGCCATCGTCGGCGCGGTGATGAAAGCGACCAAGGGTCAGGCCGACGCCGCTCGCGTGCGCGAACTGGTGTTGGCCGCCTGCAGCTAG
- a CDS encoding IS110 family transposase, which yields MSFNGTSVGLDVHALSVVAHAVDEETGRVERARLCPDHGEILAWLDRLRGPVRVAYEAGPTGFGLARALAAAEIDCVVAAPSKLIRPAGDRVKTDARDAAHLTRLLRLGEITAVTVPEADVEAVRDLVRAREDARADLMRVRHRLSKLLLRHGRVYCGGQAWNGVHETWLRRQRFDDSHTMAAFDHHFDAVLTATAARARLDQQIVTVAASPRWADPVNRLGCLRGISALTGLALSVEIGDWTRFTGASIGAYVGLVPTEYSSGASRVQGSITKAGNAHVRRLLIEAAWHHRAAYRNPGPTMRARWAKVDPALKDRGHAGNRRLHQQWCRFNERKKHHVVANVAIARELAGWCWSLATLN from the coding sequence GTGAGTTTCAACGGTACGAGTGTCGGGTTGGACGTGCATGCGCTTTCGGTGGTTGCCCATGCCGTCGATGAAGAAACGGGGCGGGTTGAGCGGGCACGGTTGTGTCCCGATCACGGCGAGATCCTGGCGTGGCTAGACCGGCTGCGAGGTCCGGTACGGGTGGCCTATGAGGCTGGGCCGACGGGGTTCGGGCTCGCGCGGGCTTTGGCCGCCGCCGAGATCGACTGCGTGGTTGCCGCGCCGTCGAAGTTGATCCGTCCTGCCGGGGATCGGGTCAAGACCGATGCCCGCGATGCCGCGCATCTGACCCGGTTACTGCGTCTGGGCGAGATCACCGCGGTCACCGTGCCCGAGGCCGACGTGGAGGCGGTGCGCGATCTGGTGCGTGCGCGTGAAGACGCGCGCGCTGATCTGATGCGAGTCCGGCACCGGTTGTCCAAACTATTGCTGCGCCACGGCCGGGTGTACTGCGGTGGGCAGGCATGGAACGGGGTGCACGAAACCTGGCTTCGTCGACAACGATTTGACGATTCCCACACCATGGCGGCATTCGACCATCACTTCGACGCCGTCTTGACGGCCACCGCCGCCAGAGCTCGTCTCGACCAGCAGATCGTCACCGTGGCAGCCTCGCCGCGCTGGGCTGACCCGGTCAATCGATTGGGGTGTCTACGGGGGATTTCGGCGCTGACCGGGCTGGCGTTGAGCGTCGAGATCGGTGACTGGACCCGGTTCACTGGCGCCTCGATCGGCGCCTACGTCGGCTTGGTCCCCACCGAGTACTCCTCGGGTGCATCCCGGGTGCAGGGCTCGATCACCAAGGCCGGCAACGCCCATGTGCGGCGATTGTTGATCGAGGCGGCGTGGCATCACCGGGCGGCCTACCGCAATCCTGGACCGACGATGCGGGCACGCTGGGCCAAGGTCGACCCGGCGCTCAAGGATCGCGGGCATGCCGGAAACCGGCGCCTGCACCAGCAGTGGTGCCGGTTCAACGAACGTAAGAAACACCACGTGGTGGCCAATGTCGCGATCGCCCGTGAACTGGCCGGCTGGTGCTGGTCACTTGCCACGCTGAACTAA